The stretch of DNA AAAAACTCTCACGCACAGCGTTTTTCGAAGAGTATTACCAGCAAAACCGGCCGGTCATTATTAGTGGAATGCTCGATGGCTGGATGGCGCGCAAAAAATGGAATCTGGATTACTTTCGCGCGCAATGCGGCGATTGTGAAATTGAAGTGCAGTTTGACCGGGAAACCGACACCCATTACGAAATCAATCAACCCCGCCTGAAACGGACGATGCGCTTTGGCGACTATGTCGATCTGGTCGAACGAAGCAGCCCGACGAACAATTTTTATATGACGGCCAATAACACATCGCACAACCGTCAGGCGCTCGCTGCGTTGTGGCCCGATGCACCGCCGATCGGCGAATATCTCGATGCAAACTCGCCCGATACCGGTTTTTTCTGGTTTGGTCCGGCAGGCACCCGAACCCCGTTTCATCACGATCTGACCAATAACTTCATGGCACAGGTTATTGGCCGCAAACGCATCACGCTCGTGCCGCTGTGCGACACGCCTTATATGTACAACTTGCTGCATTGCTATTCTCAGGTGGACGGCAGCGCAATCGATTTCGCCCGTTTTCCTGAGATGCGGCATGCGCAAATCATCGATTGCACGCTTGAGCCAGGAGAATTGCTGTTTTTGCCCATCGGCTGGTGGCATTACGTCGAAGGGCTTGATGTGTCAGTCACCATGACCTTCATCAACTTCCTGGAACCTAACGATTTTTCCCAGCAGTACACCACCTGGAATGAAGTCTGAACCAGCTGCGTCATACCTCTCGCGCGTGCACCAACCAAACAGCGGACCGTGTGATTTACGGGCCCGCTGTTTTTACTTCTACTTTCCGCGCTGCGCTCATTTATCCTGCTTATTTACCTTGATTTGTTTATATTGAGCCGCTTGCGTTTCAAGCCGTGAGCAAAACCGCTATTTTTTGACGGCCGAAGTCGCAGCCCCGGCTGGCGAGCCATTCACGACGGACGGCGCACCCAGCAAGTTACCTGTTAGCGAGTTCAGCAAACCGGTGACAGGTGCGAGCAGGTTGGCACTGCCTGCGGCACCGGACGCTCCGGATGTGCCAGCAACCGATGCTGGCGCGCTACCTCCGGCACCCGGATTCACTGTCGCGCTGCCGCTGCCCGCTCCCGAGATAGCAGGCGTCAGGCTACCCGTCAGCGGATTGAGCACGCCCGTGACCGGCGCAAGCAAGCCACCGGCGCCACCCGCACCACCGCTGCTGCCGCCTGCTCCACCGCTGCTGCCGCCTGCTGGAGTATTCAGTGCCCCCGTCAACGAAGAGGTCACCGATGTCAGCGTTCCCGTGACAGGCGCAAGCAGATTGCCAATGCCACCAGGCTGAGCACCGGAGCCGCCACTCAAGGGTCCAGGCAGCGAAGTGAGAATGCCGGTCAAAGGCGCGAGCGGATTGCCTGGCGCCGTGCCGCCCGCCGTGAGCGTTCCGCCAGCAGAATTCACCGTGTCGCCCAGTTTGACCACGACCTTCCCGAGATCCTGCCCCACCGGATTACCTGTCGTGCTACCAATCGTATTGCCGATGCGGATAACCTCATTACCCAGTGTGTCAAGCAGACGATCGAGCGGTTTGCCAAGCCCGGTTGTATCGCCAACGGTTTGCGTTGTCCCTCCAACCAGCGTGGTAACTGGCGTGATCGCGCTGCTAACCGTTTGGGTGATTTGCTGAATCGGCCCACCCGATAGCGTCGAACCCAACTGTGTTCCAAGTCCGCTCACGACGCCCCCCACACCGGACACCAGTCCGCCTACCGGGGCTGCCACAGGATTCAGCACTGCTGTGGGGCCGGAGCCGAGGCTCGTAACGAATTGTCCGGCGCTGTTGACCGCCTGCCCCGCGCTGTTAACCAGATTGCCGCTGCTGGCAAGCGTCGTGCCTAACGGATCGGTGGATTGCCCGAGCTGGCCAAGCCCATTGGTCACCCCGTTTCCTAACCCCGTGACGCCATTTCCGAGATTTGATACGACATTGCCGAGAGCGGCACTCGTCGCAGGATTGCCTCCTGGGATCGGTGTAAGGCCAATCTGCCCACCGAGTGCGGAAGCGGTCTCACCCGTCGTCGTGACAACGTTACCTAGGCCCTGAATCACCTGACCTAATGAGTTCGGGACTGGGTTTGGCGTTGGCGTTGGCGTCGGCGTTGGCGTCGGTGTCGGTGTCGGTGTCGGTGTCGGCGTTGGTGTCGGCGTTGGCGTTGGCGTTGGCGTTGGCGTTGGCGTTGGCGTTGGCGTTGGCGTTGGTGTTGGCGTTGGTGTTGGCGTTGGTGTTGGCGTTGGTGTTGGCGTTGGCGTTGGCGTTGGCGTTGGCGTTGGCGTTGGCGTTGGTGTTGGTGTTGGTGTCGGCGTTGGCGTTGGTGTCGGCGTTGGTGTTGGCGTTGGCGTTGGCGTCGGTGTCGGTGTCGGTGTCGGTGTCGGTGTCGGTGTCGGTGTCGGTGTCGGTGTCGGTGTCGGTGTCGGTGTCGGTGTCGGTGTCGGTGTCGGTGTCGGCGTTGGCGTTGGCGTTGGCGTCGGCGTCGGTGCCCGCGCTGGCGTACCCAGTCCCGGTTTCACCGTTGTGCTTCCGCATCCGGTCAAAATAATGAGCGACGAAATGCACATTGCAATCGCCGTCTGCTTGAAATGGTGGTTCATGGCCCGGCTCCTCGTAATTAAAATAAGCGAGAAACCCACTGCAAACCTCGTGCCAACCATAAACGCTCAAATCAAACATCGTCCAAAACCAATAAAATCAACCTCCGAATAAAAAAACAGATGTATCGGAACCTATACCGAACTCAGAACGTTCCGAAAAATATCTCCCAATCCGCATATGACGTAACGTAACGCCATGCATCGCAAAATCCATAATCGGCCAAGCCAATACCCCTCAATCCCCCCGCATCGTGACGTTATATCCGCAAGCGCCGCATGACCTTCGGCCCAGCAAAGGCCACCAGCGCGGCGCATAGCGCCACAACAGAAAGCCCCACGGGCAAATTCGTCATCTGCGTCACGCCACCGATCACAACAGGCCCCAGCAGCAAGCCGAAATAAGCCAGCCCGGCAACATGAGCCAGCCCCTCCGCCGCGTGAATGCCTTCGACACGTGCCGCCGCCGCAAACAATACCGGCATCATGTTCGCCAACCCGACGCCCATGAGCGTGAAACCCGCCATCGCCGTCACGGGATACGGCAGCAGCAGCGCTCCGATCATTCCGGCGCAGGCGAGCAACCCGCTCGCCAGCACCAGTTGCGGCGCACCAAAATGCGCCCGTACCGCATCGCCCGCAAAACGCGCGGCCGCCATTCCACCAGAAAATGCGGCATACGCGACGCTCGCCGTCGCCGCACTCGTGCCGACGATGTCGCGCATATACACGGTCGCCCAGTCGTACATCGCACCTTCGGCAATCAGTGCAACCAGTGCAATGCCTCCTAGCGCCCACAGCGCGAAAGAGCGCCAGCGGTCCGGCCGAAGCGCACTGGCATCCGTCGGCGCCGCCGGGGCCACATGAGGCAAAACAGCCTGACAGGCCAGCAATAGCACCAGCGCACTCAACACCGCCGCCAGCACAAGATGCACAGCAGGCGTCATGCCGTGCGACAGCAACACGCCACCCACCGCCGCACCGGCCATTCCGCCCACGCTGAACATGCCGTGCAACGCGGACATGATGGGCCGCCCCAATGCGCTTTCGACAGCGCTCGCTTCTGCATTCATCGCTACATCGAGCGTCGCCATGCCCATGCCGAACACCGCCAGCACGACAAGCAGCATCCAGTACATCGGCACGACGAGGATCAGCGCCGCGCACACCGACATCGTGAGCCCACCTCCCAGGCAGGCGCGGCGCGTGCCAACCCGCGCAATCCAGGTGCCGCTTGTCAGCATGGCGACGATCGAACCCACGGCAACCGCGAGCAACGCGACCGAAAGCATGGCCGGATTTAACTGAAAACGGTCGCGCACTGTTGGCACATGCACGCCCCAGGATGCATACATCATCCCAGCGGTGAAAAACAGGGCCATCGTGGCAAAACGGGCGCGCTGACGAACCGCCCCCGGCACCTTGCAATCATTGGCGGGGGATGCGGTGAAACTGGATGGCTGATCGGACACGGAAATCCCAGGATAAGGCGCAATGAGAAACAAATGAAGACGAACCAAGACAGACGAAATACCGAAATACCGAAATGCAACAGAAAAGAACCGGGCAGATGCGGATAGGGCGTCCGCACGGCGTAAAACGTCGATTTTAACGAAGACGGCTTGAGCAACCCGGCCTCGGCAGTTGAACGATGGATATCGCTCCCTGATATATTTCCGTAAGGATGTTGTTTGTTTTCCTTTCAACCCGATCCAAGGTGCTGATTTTGAATATTCCTGCCCACGCTCCACTTCATCTGCTTCATCAAGCCACAATTGGCACACTG from Paraburkholderia hayleyella encodes:
- a CDS encoding cupin-like domain-containing protein — protein: MTRSIDHEWQRWIAENLLFDAAPESIQAMLVAQGFNAQEAEREIHTALASPYLQGGTRLRNRLRKRDWILSVYRSQQRARAHSGMVERREKLSRTAFFEEYYQQNRPVIISGMLDGWMARKKWNLDYFRAQCGDCEIEVQFDRETDTHYEINQPRLKRTMRFGDYVDLVERSSPTNNFYMTANNTSHNRQALAALWPDAPPIGEYLDANSPDTGFFWFGPAGTRTPFHHDLTNNFMAQVIGRKRITLVPLCDTPYMYNLLHCYSQVDGSAIDFARFPEMRHAQIIDCTLEPGELLFLPIGWWHYVEGLDVSVTMTFINFLEPNDFSQQYTTWNEV
- a CDS encoding MFS transporter: MDVLRRADALSASARFFSVAFRYFGISSVLVRLHLFLIAPYPGISVSDQPSSFTASPANDCKVPGAVRQRARFATMALFFTAGMMYASWGVHVPTVRDRFQLNPAMLSVALLAVAVGSIVAMLTSGTWIARVGTRRACLGGGLTMSVCAALILVVPMYWMLLVVLAVFGMGMATLDVAMNAEASAVESALGRPIMSALHGMFSVGGMAGAAVGGVLLSHGMTPAVHLVLAAVLSALVLLLACQAVLPHVAPAAPTDASALRPDRWRSFALWALGGIALVALIAEGAMYDWATVYMRDIVGTSAATASVAYAAFSGGMAAARFAGDAVRAHFGAPQLVLASGLLACAGMIGALLLPYPVTAMAGFTLMGVGLANMMPVLFAAAARVEGIHAAEGLAHVAGLAYFGLLLGPVVIGGVTQMTNLPVGLSVVALCAALVAFAGPKVMRRLRI